The Neodiprion fabricii isolate iyNeoFabr1 chromosome 4, iyNeoFabr1.1, whole genome shotgun sequence genome window below encodes:
- the LOC124179988 gene encoding uncharacterized protein LOC124179988: MTVMLLQRSATPQSTHSQNNNNNNSTKPPFLFLLEQGAAEQRNNINNNNKSATINRNNSVVIGNLTAASSQNRNIGGGDLGGSIGVAGGQIPGEDIAMRYYRLWIYACNVVLLGSALGFVAAGARTLIFSGDTRRRLVPGVPGLFDPTTLYAVLALVAQLGLVQLLGCVAARRLSARLLNAYWLLLLALLFGDAVVGVAWVFRFEKMRAELRPTLRLRLQTEYGKETRFSEQWDRLQREFGCCGVTGPRDFTSRWPQSCCFAIANMSDTCQQPYSKGCDESLLRWLRRTADLLFVLGFCVIAFTKLCFLGILRYEIREMIQKIRLLREPPPPPTPFAQPLAQIVPDPTNNNGSILRRTTLQPTTASSGNATLLLQPDECGGGRHPLLAHALQDGGADSDTNSHCALILEETNPSPANHNCTSKEKSNGNNNYEMREFNRRLLFSNGNSQVLGVGGTVQNRHT; encoded by the exons ATGACGGTGATGCTGCTGCAACGCTCCGCGACGCCGCAATCAACGCACAGCCagaataacaacaataacaatagcaCCAAACCACCGTTTTTATTCCTTTTAGAACAAGGCGCAGCAGAGCAAAGAAATAACataaacaacaataataaaagtgCGACGATTAACCGCAACAACAGTGTAGTCATCGGCAACTTAACAGCTGCCTCGTCACAAAATAGAAACATCGGGGGCGGTGACTTGGGAGGCAGCATCGGTGTTGCAGGTGGTCAAATTCCAGGCGAGGACATCGCGATGCGATATTATCGACTCTGGATCTATGCCTGCAATGTTGTCCTCCTAGGAAGTGCTCTCGGCTTTGTTGCCGCCGGTGCACGAACCCTTATCTTTTCTGGAGATACAAGACGCCGCCTAGTCCCTGGTGTACCAGGCCTCTTTGACCCGACCACCCTCTACGCTGTGCTTGCACTCGTGGCACAATTGGGTCTTGTGCAATTGCTCGGTTGCGTGGCAGCCCGAAGACTGAGTGCCCGTCTCTTAAACGCCTACTGGCTCTTGCTCCTTGCTCTTTTGTTTGGCGACGCTGTTGTGGGAGTCGCCTGGGTCTTCCGTTTTGAGAAAATGAGGGCTGAGCTGCGACCAACTCTTAGACTTCGACTGCAGACAGAATATGGAAAGGAAACACGATTCAGCGAGCAATGGGACAGACTTCAGAGAGAATTTGGTTGTTGCGGTGTCACTGGACCAAGAGATTTCACATCGCGATGGCCGCAGAGTTGTTGTTTTGCAATCGCAAACATGAGTGACACTTGTCAGCAGCCTTATTCAAAAGGATGCGACGAATCATTACTTCGCTGGCTAAGAAGAACTGCTGATTTACTGTTCGTACTTGGATTCTGTGTCATTGCCTTTACCAAGCTTTGCTTTCTTGGCATTTTGCGATATGAAATTCGCGAAATGATACAGAAGATACGACTACTTCGTGAACCTCCACCGCCTCCAACACCGTTCGCACAACCTCTAGCTCAAATTGTTCCTGATCCAACTAACAATAATGGAAGTATTCTACGCCGCACAACTTTGCAACCAACTACTGCTAGCTCTG GAAACGCAACGCTGTTGTTACAGCCTGACGAATGTGGAGGTGGAAGACATCCCCTACTGGCGCATGCTCTGCAAGATGGGGGTGCGGATAGTGATACAAATAGCCATTGTGCTCTGATACTTGAAGAAACAAATCCTTCACCTGCGAACCACAACTGCAcatcaaaagaaaaaagcaacgGAAATAACAATTATGAAATGCGAGAATTTAATAGAAGATTATTGTTTTCCAATGGAAACAGCCAGGTGCTGGGCGTAGGAGGCACGGTACAAAATAGACACACCTGA